The Streptococcus sp. S5 genome contains a region encoding:
- the nrdH gene encoding glutaredoxin-like protein NrdH — protein MVTIYSKNNCVQCKMTKRFLDSNHVEYREINLDEQPEFVEHVKNLGFNAAPVIQTPDEVFSGFQPAKLKKLS, from the coding sequence ATGGTAACCATTTATTCAAAAAATAATTGTGTTCAATGCAAAATGACCAAGCGATTCCTCGATAGCAATCATGTGGAATACCGCGAAATTAACTTAGATGAACAGCCAGAATTTGTAGAGCATGTTAAGAACCTTGGCTTCAATGCTGCTCCAGTAATTCAAACACCGGATGAAGTATTTTCTGGTTTTCAACCAGCTAAGTTGAAGAAACTTTCTTAA